The genomic stretch GCCGATCTCGAAGGGGAAGACCTGCGCGGTCGGCAGCGCGATCAGATCGAAGCGGTCGAAGATCGACAGCAGCGTGCGATGCCAGGAGGTACGGATCACCGAGGCGGCGCGGATCTGCGGCGCCGTCAGCCGCATGGCATTCTCGATCTCCCAGATCGCTTCCGGCTTCAGCAGGCCGCGCCTGGAAGGGTCGTCGTAATGGACCTTGAGGGCGCAACCGCTGCTGGCCTGGCGCAGGGTGACGAAGGCCTGCCACAGCGCCTCGAAATCGAAATCCGGGAGCAAGGGTTCAACCGTGAAGGACTGGTCCGCGAACCGGTCGAGTGCCGCCTGGCACAGATCGAGAATGCCCGCTTCGATCGGCAGATGACCGCCGAGGTCGCCGAGCCAGGCGACGCGGCCGCCAGTCGAGGGCGGTGTCAGCCCTTCGAGGAACGAGCCCGGTTTCTCATAGGACAGGGGCGCCTGCGGATGGTAGCCCGCCTGGACGTCGAGCAGCAACGCCATGTCGGCGACGTTGCGGCCCATCGGGCCCTCGACGCCCATCTGCGCATGGAAGACCTCAAGATCGGGTCCGGCGGGCACAAGCCCTTGCGACGGCCGGAAACCATAGACATTGTTCCAGCCTGCCGGATTGCGCAGCGAGCCGCCGAAGTCGCTGCCGTCGGCGACAGGCACCATGTCGAGTGCCAGCGCCACTGCCGCACCGCCGCTCGAACCCCCGGCGGTGAGCGCCGGATCGAAAGCGTTCAGCGTCGGCCCGAAGACGTTGTTGTAGGTGTTGGATCCCAGCCCGAATTCGGGGACATTGGTCTTGCCGATGATGATGGCGCCGGCGTCGCGGATGCGCTCGACGAAGAAATCATCTTCCTGCGGCACGAAATTGGCGAAGATCGGCGAGCCGAAGGAGGTCCTGAGCCCGGTGGTCGAGGCGAGGTCCTTGATGGCGATCGGCAAGCCGAAGAGTGTTCTGGTTTCAGCTTCCCGCCTGCTGTCGGCGGCATCGGCCTCATGCAGGATGTCACCGCGGTCTCGCAGCGAGACGATGGCGTTGACCAGCGGGTTGACCGCTTCGATGCGGTCGAGGAAGGCCGTCACCACCTCGCGCACGGAGAGTTTCTTGCAGCGGATCGCGCCGGCAAGCTCGATGGCGGACAGGCGGCAGATATCGCCGGCCGGCGGCACGGCATGTTTCGTCTCAGGGCGCATCATTTCAACTGACTTCCTGCAAGGCCTGGTCGACATCCCTGGCCTGCGGGATCGCCGGCTGCGCGCCGGGTTTGAGACATGCGAGTGAGCCCGCCGCACCGGCGCGCGCCAGCGCCTTGTCGAGCGCAAGGCCGGATGACAGGCCGGCCGCGAAGTAGCCGCAGAAGGTGTCGCCGGCGCCGACCGTGTCGACAGGCGTGATCTTCATGGCCGCAACGGTCAGGAAATCGCTCGGCGTCGCTGCCATGACGCCGTCGCCGCCGAGCGTGACGACGATGGTGCGGCCGGTTTTCGCGGCGAAGTCGCGCATGCGTGCCGCACGGTCGCGGCCGTTCAGCGCCAGCGCCTCGCCATAGAGGTCGAACTCGGTCTCGTTGGCGACCGCATAATCGGCCTTGCCGAGGAAAGCCGCGGCGTCGCCTTGGAAAGGGGCGGTGTTGAGCACCGTGATGGCGCCGGCGGCCCGCGCCTGGTCGAGCGCCGCATCGATGGTCGCCAGCGGAATCTCGTGCTGGAGCAGCACGACATCGCCCTTTTTCAGGAAGGTCTTGGAAAGGTCACCAGGCACTACGGAAGCATTGGCGCCGGGGACCACGGCGATGATGTTCTCGCCGTCGTTACCGACCATGATCAGCGCCGTTCCGGTCGAGGCAAAGGTTTCCGCCACGCCGGACAGATCGACCTTGGCCTCGCGCAGCAATGCCAGCGCCTCGGTGGCGAAACTATCCTTGCCGACGGCGCCGACCATGCGGACCGGGACACCGGCGCGCGCGGCGGCCAGCGCCTGGTTGGCGCCCTTGCCGCCGGGCGCCGTGGAGAAACCGGAACCGCTCACCGTTTCGCCGGGGCTCGGCAAGCGGTCTACTCTGGCGATAAGGTCGAGGTTGATCGAGCCGACGACGACTATCAAGAAAGCACCTCCCTGCCACCGCTGGCCGGAAATCAGGATCGACTTTCGGAGAGCACGATGTGGATCGAATATGGGCGAACTTGTGCATCAGTATGAATGCGCCGTCACCCCGGTTGCGCGGGAAGCTAGCGCGTCATGCGATGACTTGCCAGACCATGTGGATATCAAAGAGGCGATTTGTCGTCTCACTCGCAGCGCACGGTGACCGTGCCCTGATAGGTGCCGGCGGGAAAGATACCGCTCGACTTGGTGGCGGTGAGATCGATCTGCATGGGGTGGGTGCCGTTGACGACCCTTTGCGGCACGCTGCCATTGATGTCGGCCCCCGAGCCGTCGAGGCGGAAGACCGAGACGAAGGTAACGTTGGTGCCGCCGCCGCTTGGCGCCGACGAGAACGATGCGGGCGCCGGTGCGGACACGGAATAACAATCGAGCAGGTTGAGCAAGGTGCAAAGCAGCGAACTGGCGGTGATGGTTGCGCCCGCGCTCGATCCGCCTGCCTGCTTGGAGCCGAACACGTTAAGGCCGGGATTTGCCTTCATCGTTCCCGACGCCCCGACCACGATGGTGCAGGTGCCGATGATTGCCGCGGACGCAGGCTGGCTGAGGCCGGCAAGGGCTGCCATCGCAAGCCACGCGCGGCTATTTCCTCTTCTTTTTCTTGCCATCGCTGTTTCCGGTCCTGATGGTCCAGCCTTCGTTGGCCCATCCCGGCGATGCTGCCGCGGTGGCGGCAGCGGGAGCGCTGGTGGCCACGCTTCCCGTCGGGCCGTCGCCGCCGAGACCCATTTTGAGCAGTTTCAACTCCAGTTGCAGGCGCTGGACCTCAAGTTCGTAGAGGCGGCTGCAGTCGAGACGCGTCGGCGTACGTCCGATCGGGATCACCACCCGGCCATAGGTCGCGACGCCATTGTCCGTCTGGTTGTTGCCTCTGATGACGCCGAGATCCATATAGGCACCGGAACCGGAAACGGCGGAACGGCAAGTGGTGCCGTCCGCGGCATGGACCTCGTCCTGGCCCTGGGGCAAGGTGACACCGGGCAAATTGAAGCCGTTCTCGTTCTGGTTGAGATTGTAGATCTGGTCCTGGGCCTGGGTTGGAACGGTGCTTGTCACAGCAGCCGCGAGTGCCAGCGTCAGGATTTGCGATGTCCAAAGAACTTTCCGCATATCTGCGCCCTTATCTGCGTCTGCTGGTTGGGAAAGGGGATGCTTTCGGTACAGATACGCACTTTACGCTCGGCAGCACCGCCGAAGGGCACGACCACAAGGACAGGGCGGGAGGCCTGGGCGCCGAGTTGGAAGGCAGCCGGTGCTATCCTGGCGTCTACCGGCTGGAAATCCTGATCGTAGACGTGGATTTCGACCTGGATCTTCTGGTCGTAGGGATTGGCGGGGAAGACGCGGACAGCAAAGACGTCGGTGAAACTGTTGACCTCGCCTCGCATCGGCGACATCGACTGGGCCGCCGCGGCAGCAGGGATCAGGCCGGCGGCCAGAGCCGCCGCCAGGGTTCGAAAAAGTGTCACGGATGCCTCCTTTCCGGGCGCTACTCGCAGCGAAGCGTTACCGTTGCCTGATAGTTTCCGTTGGCGAAGCGGTTGCTGCCGCCCTTGGTGCCGGCGAGATGGACCGAGACAAGGTCGGCGCCCGGTGTGCTGATGGCGGTCGCAGAACCGGTCTCGACGATGGAGTGGGCACCGGCGGAAGAATAGGTTGGCGTCCAGGTGGTCGATGTCGTGTCGGCTGACGGCACCGTCGTTGCGGTGACCGGATCGACGCTCAGCGACACCCCGCCCGTCGTCGTCAGCGTGACGGTTCCGGCAGAGCCGCCGCTGTTGTGGGAACTGAGGGTCTGTAGGTCGGGGCTGACCGTCATCGTGCCATTGGTGGCGATGACAAGCGTGCAGGTCGGGGTGATCGTGCCATTGAAAATGACATTTTGCGTCGTAGCCAATGCAGGCTGGCCCAGACATGCGACCAGCAAGGTTGCACCGAAGGCGGTGCGAAACAACTTCATCGAGACCTCCTATTAAGTCGGATTGCCCGAATTAACAGGAGTCATGATCGCTTTATCGTGGTTAATTTAGCGTAAACTCAAATAACGTTGCCGAAATAACCCCATATAAAAACCGAAGGTTGTCCCCGGTTGTATCGCCAATTTTCCGACAAAATCCAAGTAATACTTAATACGGATAGAGTTCTGTAAATTTCTTCGCGGAAAACTGGAAAAACGATATTTACGACGACACTTGTCCCGCCTCCCAGCCAAGGATGGCGCGCTTGCGGGTCAGGCCCCAATGGTATCCGGTCAGGTCGCCGGACTTGCCGATGGCGCGGTGGCAAGGCACGACGAAGGACAGCGGGTTGGCGCCATTGGCGGCGCCGACCGCGCGGCTGGCGCTTGGCGCGCCGATGCTGGCGGCGATCGAGGAATAGGTACGGGCCTTGCCCATCGGAATCTGCAGCAGCGCCTCCCAGACGCGGACCTGGAAGTCGGTGCCGATCATGACGACATGCAGCGGCTGGTCGGGACGCCACAGCGTCGGATCGAAAATGCGCGCGGCGTAAGGACCAGTGGCAGTCATATCCTCGACATAGATGGCGTTCGGCCAGCGGCTGGACATGTCGGCGAATGACGCACGTTCCTCGCCGGGATCGCTGAAGGCGAGGCCGGCAAGGCCACGGTCGGTGGCCATGATCAGGGCGGTGCCGAAAGGCGAGGGGTGATAGCCGTAGCGGATGGTGAGGCCGGCGCCGCGCGTCTTGTAGTCGCCCGGCGACATCGCCTCATGGGTGACGAACAGGTCGTGCAGCCGGCCGGGACCGGACATGCCCAGTTCGAAGGAGGTTTCGAGCAGCGGCATGCCGGAATCGAGCAGCCGTCGCGCATGGTCGAGCGTCACCGCCTGCAGGAAGGCTTTCGGCGACAGGCCGGCCCAGCGGGTGAAGAGTTTTTGCAGCCCTGTCGGCGTCTCGCCAACCTCTTCCGCAAGCTCCTCGAGCGAAGGCTGGTCGCGATAGTCGAGGCTGATCTTCTCGATGGCGCGGCGCACGATCTCATAGTCGCTGCCTTGCGGCGTGATGTCCTTCTTGAGGACGGCTGTCTGTGTGCTCATCGAACTGTCTCCTTGGTCAGGAATATCGCCCCTTGGGGCGGCGATCGCCACCCGAAACTTGCCTTCTTGCCGCGCATACCCAGATAGACTCGGGGTTTCGTGCCAGGAGTCGCTCATGGCTGGCGAGAAAGTGCATCTGACAGGGGCAAAGGAAACCTTGCTGATGACGCTCTATGGCAAGGCGCTGGAGAGCCGGCTGGCGCATTCGCTGCTCGGGGATCATTTCGCCGATGAAGCGGTGCGCAAGATCGACTATGATTTCTCCAGGCTCAAGGTCGACGAGAATCTCGGCATCGGCCTGGCGATCCGGGCCAAGACACTGGACGTTCGTGTCGAGGACTTTCTGGTCAGGAATCCCGGCGCCATCGTGCTGCATCTGGGCTGCGGGCTCGATACGCGCATCTTCCGTGTCGATCCGCCGCCGGGCGTGGACTGGTTCGATGTCGACTATCCGCAAGTCATCGAACTCAGGCGCAAGCTCTACCCATCCCGCGACCACTACCATCTCATCGCTTCGTCGGTGACCGAGTCCGGCTGGCTGGCCGACGTGCCCCGCAACCGCCCGGCCATCGTCGTGGCGGAGGGGCTGACGCCCTATCTACCCGCCGACGAAGGGCTGCGCCTGGTTTCGCGGCTTGTCTCGCATCTTGCCGGCGGCGAGCTGATATTCGACGCCTACAGCCATTTCGGCCTGACGCTGCTCCGCCTCCATCCGTCCTTGCGGGCGACGGGCGCCGAGGTTCATTGGGCGATCGACGATCCGCACGAGCTGGAACTGGCGGTTCCGAAGCTGCGCTTCATAGAGGATATTTCGGCCTACAAGCCTGAACACGCCGCCCGCATGGGCTGGTCCGCCAAATTGTTCGTTCGCCTGTGGAAACACATCCCGGCGCTGCGCAAGATCGGCAGGCTGCTGCGCTACCGGTTCTAGATTCAGCGCGCCTTGGCGGTCGCCAGCGCTCGCGAAAAGGCGGTGGCAAAACTCTCGCGGGACTCGGGATCGAGAAAACCGCCGATCGGCACGTTCTGGCCCTGCGCTTCCACCGTCATCCGGGTGATGCCGATCTCGGCGTGACGGGCGACCGAAAACCGCGCCCAGAACGGGTTGAAGCGATGTGCTTCCGACTTTCCCGAGGGGGCTGTCTTGCGGATGTCGAGGCTGGTGTGTGAGACCGACACTTCCTCTCGGGCACGGGCGGCCCGGTAATTGGCGCGGAAGGCGATGTAGACGGCGACCACGTCGAGGCCGAAGAAGCCGAACACCGGCCAGGCGCCCCGCGATAGGAAAAACGCGCCGGTCACCAGCCAGCCGAACGACAGCGCGCCCATCAGGATCAGGAAGCCTGTCCTGCCCAGCGAACGGTGTGGGGTCAGCAATGCGTGAAAGAAGGGCTCGTCAGCCTGGAACGAGGCGTTTGTGTCGCTCATGACGGGATATTATAGGAGGGAAATGGCGAGCCCCAAGTCGAAAGATTCTTCCATGCCCAAAAATGAGCCGTTGCCGGGCCGGCGCGATGGTTCGAACGCCAAGCCGCGCCCCAGGCCGGTGCGGCGGACTTCGCGCTACAGTCCGGCCGAAGTGCACGAGATATTCCGCCGCTTTTCGGTGCAGCGGCCGGAGCCGAAGGGCGAGCTCGAACATGTCAACGCCTTCACGCTGCTGGTGGCGGTGGTGCTGTCGGCGCAGGCGACGGATGCCGGCGTCAACAAGGCGACGCGGGCGCTGTTCCAGGTTGCCGATACGCCGCTGAGGATGCTGGCGCTGGGCGAGGCCAAGGTCGGCGAGTACATCAGGACCATCGGTCTTTGGCGCAACAAGGCCAAGAACGTCATCGCGCTGTCGGAAGCGCTGATCCGCGACCATGGCGGCGCGGTGCCCGATGACCGCGACGAGTTGGTCAAACTGCCCGGCGTCGGGCGCAAGACTGCCAATGTCGTGCTCAACATGGCGTTCGGCCAGCACACGATGGCGGTCGACACCCACATTTTCCGCATCGGCAACCGGCTTGGCCTGGCGCCTGGCAAGACGCCCGAACAGGTCGAGCAAGGGCTGCTGAAGATCATCCCGGACGAATATATGCGCCATGCGCATCACTGGCTGATCCTGCATGGCCGCTATGTCTGCAAGGCGCGCAAGCCGGATTGCCCGGCCTGCGTCATTGCCGATATCTGCAAGGCTGCGGAGAAGACCACCAGCACTCCAGCACCGCTGGTGCCGATCGCTCCGCTCGATCCGGTGGACGAAATCCAGGCCCAAGCCTGACTGGGCTTCAACTCTCCTCCACGAACACCTCTTCGCGCTTCTTCTTGACCGACGGCAGGAAGACGACGACCAGCACGGCCAGTGCGACGAGCAGCAGGCCGGTGCTGATCGGACGCGTCACGAAGGTCGAGGGGTCGCCGCGCGACAGGATCATGGCGCGGCGCAAATTTTCCTCGAGCAGCGGGCCGAGCACGAAGCCAAGCAGCAGCGGTGCCGGTTCGCAGCGCAGCTTGGTCAGGACGTAGCCGAGCAGACCGAAGAAGGCGACGGCATAGAGGTCGAAAGCATTTGTGTTGACGCTGTAAACGCCGATCGAACAGAACGCCATGATGATCGGGAACAGCACGTAGTAGGGGATCGTCAGCAGCTTCACCCAAAGCCCGATCAGCGGCAGGTTGAGGATGATCAGCATCAGATTGCCGATCCACATCGAGGCGATGATGCCCCAGAACAGCTCCGGCTGTTCGGTCGCCACGTTGGGGCCGGGCACGATGCCCTGGATGATCATGGCGCCGATCATCAGCGCCATGACAGGATTGGCCGGAATGCCCAGCGTCAGCATCGGGATGAAGGAGGTCTGGGCGCCGGCATTGTTGGCCGATTCCGGTCCCGCGACGCCGGCGATGGCGCCCTTGCCGAATTCCTGCGGGTTTTTCGACACGCGCTTTTCGACCGTGTAGGAGGCAAAGGCCGCAAGCACCGCGCCGCCGCCGGGCAGGATGCCCAGCGCCGACCCTATGATGGTTCCGCGCACGATGGGCGCGGCCATTTGCTTGAAGTCGTCGCGGGTCGGCATCAGCCCGGAAACCTTGCTGATCAGCACCGAGCGCTCATGCTCGTTTTCGAGGTTGCGCAGGATTTCGGCGACGCCGAAGACGCCGACCGCCACCGCGACGAAATTCAGCCCGTCGGCATATTCGCGGATGCCCAGCGTGAAGCGCGGCACGCCGGTGTAGATGTCGGTGCCGACGATGCCTAACAGCAGGCCGAGCACGACCATCGCCAACGCCTTGACGATCGAGCCGTGGGCGAGTGCGATGGACGAGACGAGGCCGACGATCATCAGCGAAAAATACTCCGCCGCGCCGAATTGCAGGGCTATCGCCGTCAGTGGCGGCGCAAAGACGGCGACGAGGAAGGTCGACACCGTGCCGGCGAAGAACGAGCCGATCGCGGCGATCGCGAGCGCCGCCCCGGCGCGGCCCTGGCGGGCCATCTGATAGCCGTCGATGGCGGTGACGGCGGAGGATGATTCGCCGGGCATGTTGATCAGAATGGCGGTGGTCGAGCCGCCATACTGGGCGCCGTAATAAATGCCGGCGAGCATGATGAGGGAGGAAACCGGATCGCCGATCTGGAAGGTGATCGGCAGCAGCATGGCGATGGTTGCCGTGGCACCGATGCCGGGCAGGACGCCGATCAGCGTGCCGAGCAGGACGCCGATCAGGCAGAAACCGAGATTGGCCGGCGTCGAGGCCGTCGAAAAGCCGAGCGCGAGGTTGTGGAGGAGGTCCATCTCAGCGCCTCACAATGCCGGCCACCGGGGCAGCCAAGGGCCGAAGCGCTGGAACGGCAGGCCGAGCGCGTAGCTGAAGACGAGGACCGAAAACAGGGTCAGGCCTGCCGACAGCAGGAGCGCGGTCAGCGGCTTCATGCGGCTGCTGGCGAAGGCGGCGATCAGCGCCGTCAGGAAGATAGACGGCACGAAGCCGAGGCCGCGCACGGTCAGGCCGAAGAAGATCGGCGCGGGCAGGATGAACAGCATGCCACGCCACGCCATGGGGCCGATCGGCTCGCCCTCGACGCGTATCGCCTGGACGAGAATGATGGCGCCCAGCACGATCAACACGATCGCCAGGACCAGCGGGAAATAGCCCGGTCCCATGCGCAACGCTGTGCCGATTTCGAGGCTAAGCGACTGCAGCGCGAAAAACGCGCCGAAAAAGATGAACAGCGCCGCGCACAGGCCGTTTGTCCTGTCGATTGCGAAAGGTTTCATGGCGGTCCTCCCTGACCCTCGGAGCGGGCCTGCCGTTGGAAATGTGAAAAGCGAAGACGGGGCGCCAGCGGCGCCCCGTTCAAGCCATCAGTCGGCGTACTGGCCGGCGGCTTCGATGATCGGCTTCCAGCGCGTGATCTCGCTTTCCAGCTTGGCCTTCAGCGCCGCCGGTGTCGCGTCGGCCTCCGATGACGGCTTGGTGCCGAGTTCGGCGAAGCGGGCGACGACGTTCGGGTCCTTCAGCGCGACCTGGAGCGATTTCGACAGGCGGTCGGTGATCCCGGCCGGCGTGCCCTTCGGCGCATAGAGGCCGTGCCAGATGCCGACCTGCACTGCGGGGAGGCCGGCTTCGATGGTCGTCGGGACATCCTTCAGCACGTCGAGGCGCTCCGGCGCGGTGACGGCATAGGCCTTGATCGTGCCGCCCTGGATCTGCTTGGTGGTGTTGGTCGTCTGGTCGCACATGATGTCGACCTGGCCGCCGAGAAGATCGGTCATGGCCGGGCCGGTGCCCTTGTAGGGCACGGTGACCAGCGGCGTGCCGATGGCGCTCATGAACAGCATGCCGCACAGATGCGAGGCCGCGCCGATGCCGGCATTGGCGACGGTGATGCTGTCCTTGTTGGCCTTGGCGTATTCGACAAGCCCTTTGAGATCGGTCGGCTGCAGGTCCTTGCGTGCGACGATGGTCATCGGCACCTCG from Mesorhizobium sp. 113-3-3 encodes the following:
- a CDS encoding amidase, with amino-acid sequence MMRPETKHAVPPAGDICRLSAIELAGAIRCKKLSVREVVTAFLDRIEAVNPLVNAIVSLRDRGDILHEADAADSRREAETRTLFGLPIAIKDLASTTGLRTSFGSPIFANFVPQEDDFFVERIRDAGAIIIGKTNVPEFGLGSNTYNNVFGPTLNAFDPALTAGGSSGGAAVALALDMVPVADGSDFGGSLRNPAGWNNVYGFRPSQGLVPAGPDLEVFHAQMGVEGPMGRNVADMALLLDVQAGYHPQAPLSYEKPGSFLEGLTPPSTGGRVAWLGDLGGHLPIEAGILDLCQAALDRFADQSFTVEPLLPDFDFEALWQAFVTLRQASSGCALKVHYDDPSRRGLLKPEAIWEIENAMRLTAPQIRAASVIRTSWHRTLLSIFDRFDLIALPTAQVFPFEIGNHWPSEVAGRPMDSYHRWMQVSAFATLGGCPAVNVPVGFDDRGRPMGMQLIGRPRGDLAVLRAAAAYEATLPWQAGA
- a CDS encoding ribokinase encodes the protein MIVVVGSINLDLIARVDRLPSPGETVSGSGFSTAPGGKGANQALAAARAGVPVRMVGAVGKDSFATEALALLREAKVDLSGVAETFASTGTALIMVGNDGENIIAVVPGANASVVPGDLSKTFLKKGDVVLLQHEIPLATIDAALDQARAAGAITVLNTAPFQGDAAAFLGKADYAVANETEFDLYGEALALNGRDRAARMRDFAAKTGRTIVVTLGGDGVMAATPSDFLTVAAMKITPVDTVGAGDTFCGYFAAGLSSGLALDKALARAGAAGSLACLKPGAQPAIPQARDVDQALQEVS
- a CDS encoding methylated-DNA--[protein]-cysteine S-methyltransferase; this encodes MSTQTAVLKKDITPQGSDYEIVRRAIEKISLDYRDQPSLEELAEEVGETPTGLQKLFTRWAGLSPKAFLQAVTLDHARRLLDSGMPLLETSFELGMSGPGRLHDLFVTHEAMSPGDYKTRGAGLTIRYGYHPSPFGTALIMATDRGLAGLAFSDPGEERASFADMSSRWPNAIYVEDMTATGPYAARIFDPTLWRPDQPLHVVMIGTDFQVRVWEALLQIPMGKARTYSSIAASIGAPSASRAVGAANGANPLSFVVPCHRAIGKSGDLTGYHWGLTRKRAILGWEAGQVSS
- a CDS encoding class I SAM-dependent methyltransferase; protein product: MAGEKVHLTGAKETLLMTLYGKALESRLAHSLLGDHFADEAVRKIDYDFSRLKVDENLGIGLAIRAKTLDVRVEDFLVRNPGAIVLHLGCGLDTRIFRVDPPPGVDWFDVDYPQVIELRRKLYPSRDHYHLIASSVTESGWLADVPRNRPAIVVAEGLTPYLPADEGLRLVSRLVSHLAGGELIFDAYSHFGLTLLRLHPSLRATGAEVHWAIDDPHELELAVPKLRFIEDISAYKPEHAARMGWSAKLFVRLWKHIPALRKIGRLLRYRF
- a CDS encoding DUF2244 domain-containing protein — protein: MSDTNASFQADEPFFHALLTPHRSLGRTGFLILMGALSFGWLVTGAFFLSRGAWPVFGFFGLDVVAVYIAFRANYRAARAREEVSVSHTSLDIRKTAPSGKSEAHRFNPFWARFSVARHAEIGITRMTVEAQGQNVPIGGFLDPESRESFATAFSRALATAKAR
- the nth gene encoding endonuclease III produces the protein MASPKSKDSSMPKNEPLPGRRDGSNAKPRPRPVRRTSRYSPAEVHEIFRRFSVQRPEPKGELEHVNAFTLLVAVVLSAQATDAGVNKATRALFQVADTPLRMLALGEAKVGEYIRTIGLWRNKAKNVIALSEALIRDHGGAVPDDRDELVKLPGVGRKTANVVLNMAFGQHTMAVDTHIFRIGNRLGLAPGKTPEQVEQGLLKIIPDEYMRHAHHWLILHGRYVCKARKPDCPACVIADICKAAEKTTSTPAPLVPIAPLDPVDEIQAQA
- a CDS encoding tripartite tricarboxylate transporter permease, giving the protein MDLLHNLALGFSTASTPANLGFCLIGVLLGTLIGVLPGIGATATIAMLLPITFQIGDPVSSLIMLAGIYYGAQYGGSTTAILINMPGESSSAVTAIDGYQMARQGRAGAALAIAAIGSFFAGTVSTFLVAVFAPPLTAIALQFGAAEYFSLMIVGLVSSIALAHGSIVKALAMVVLGLLLGIVGTDIYTGVPRFTLGIREYADGLNFVAVAVGVFGVAEILRNLENEHERSVLISKVSGLMPTRDDFKQMAAPIVRGTIIGSALGILPGGGAVLAAFASYTVEKRVSKNPQEFGKGAIAGVAGPESANNAGAQTSFIPMLTLGIPANPVMALMIGAMIIQGIVPGPNVATEQPELFWGIIASMWIGNLMLIILNLPLIGLWVKLLTIPYYVLFPIIMAFCSIGVYSVNTNAFDLYAVAFFGLLGYVLTKLRCEPAPLLLGFVLGPLLEENLRRAMILSRGDPSTFVTRPISTGLLLVALAVLVVVFLPSVKKKREEVFVEES
- a CDS encoding tripartite tricarboxylate transporter TctB family protein — translated: MKPFAIDRTNGLCAALFIFFGAFFALQSLSLEIGTALRMGPGYFPLVLAIVLIVLGAIILVQAIRVEGEPIGPMAWRGMLFILPAPIFFGLTVRGLGFVPSIFLTALIAAFASSRMKPLTALLLSAGLTLFSVLVFSYALGLPFQRFGPWLPRWPAL
- a CDS encoding tripartite tricarboxylate transporter substrate-binding protein, encoding MRKFVAALAAAVTLYSFTATAQSYPERTITVVVPFAAGGPTDTVTRLVAEAMSKDLGQQVIVENVGGAGGTLGAGRVANADPDGYTLLLHHIGMATSATLYRKLAYDTLNAFEYVGLVTEVPMTIVARKDLQPTDLKGLVEYAKANKDSITVANAGIGAASHLCGMLFMSAIGTPLVTVPYKGTGPAMTDLLGGQVDIMCDQTTNTTKQIQGGTIKAYAVTAPERLDVLKDVPTTIEAGLPAVQVGIWHGLYAPKGTPAGITDRLSKSLQVALKDPNVVARFAELGTKPSSEADATPAALKAKLESEITRWKPIIEAAGQYAD